The following coding sequences are from one Lycium ferocissimum isolate CSIRO_LF1 chromosome 3, AGI_CSIRO_Lferr_CH_V1, whole genome shotgun sequence window:
- the LOC132049038 gene encoding uncharacterized protein LOC132049038 codes for MLETLAKRVDSTEKRVKTYNSRVDQIPGALPILKGPDSKRYIQRPFPPSVAPKLIPKRFKMPDIQKYNGTTDPQEHVTSYTYAIKGNDVEEDEIESALLKKFGKTLSKGALTWYDHLPEHSITSFEMLADVFIKAHARAKKVQARKTDIFRIAQRDDELLREFVNRFQRDQMELPPVPEEWDAQDFTKGLNPRSSTASFKLKENLLECEAVTWAAVYKRYESKIRVEDDQLEHPPGPINIIKSSERSRKVYKPEARSLRERYQPYSHSEKSSFRSERSKVGPSQLSGRGDKPAERRSNSRGLSFRSDAGSSASNKDLPRISEYNFNINTSDLVSANGRIAEARWPRPLRSDPGQRDPSVMYEYHGTH; via the coding sequence ATGCTCGAAACCTTGGCAAAGCGGGTAGATTCAACAGAGAAGAGGGTGAAAACGTATAATTCTCGGGTGGATCAAATCCCGGGGGCTCTGCCTATTCTAAAAGGGCCAGATTCAAAAAGgtacattcaaaggcctttccctCCAAGTGTGGCTCCGAAgttgatcccgaagaggttcaaaatgccggatatccagaaatatAACGGCACAACGGACCCACAGGAGCACGTGACTTCGTACACCTATGCCATTAAAGGTAATGACgtcgaagaggatgaaattgagtccgcgttgttgaaaaagtttgggAAAACTCTATCGAAAGGAGCATTGACCTGGTAcgaccatctgcccgagcattcaatcacttcttttgAGATGCTAGCGGATGTGTTCATAAAAGCCCATGCCAGAGCTAAAAAGGTGCAGGCCCGGAAAACGGACATCTTCCGTatagcccaaagggatgatGAGTTGTTACGAGAATTTGTGAACCGCTTCCAAAGAGATCAGATGGAGCTCCCTCCGGTTCCGGAGGAATGGGATGCACAAGATTTTACCAAAGGTCTTAATCCTCGGAGCTCGACAGCCTCATTCAAACTGAAAGAGAATTTGCTGGAGTGTGAGGCTGTGACCTGGGCAGCTGTTTATAAGAGGTACGAatcaaagattcgggtagaggatgaccaaCTCGAGCATCCCCCGGGACCCATAAATATAATCAAAAGCTCTGAAAGGTCGAGAAAAGTTTACAAGCCGGAGGCGCGATCATTAAGGGAAAGATACCAGCCATACTCTCATTCCGAAAAATCGAGCTTCAGATCGGAAAGATCAAAGGTTGGCCCTAGTCAACTCTCTGGTCGGGGTGATAAACCAGCTGAGCGCCGGTCGAACAGTCGAGGTCTATCATTTAGAAGCGATGCCGGGAGTTCGGCTAGCAACAAAGACTTACCAAGGATatcggagtacaacttcaacatcaataCTTCGGATCTAGTCTCGGCTAATGGCCGTATCGCAGAAGCAAGATGGCCGAGACCACTAAGATCAGACCCGGGTCAACGGGATCCAAGCGTGATGTATGAGTATCATGGAACCCATTAG